The following are encoded together in the Myxococcales bacterium genome:
- a CDS encoding transglycosylase SLT domain-containing protein, with amino-acid sequence MPGSRRAAGSVAITLLLSFAATVHAQDVVPNPAGAGARAPASAGKADPAKPSAPKVVQPKPAAPAPGAKPVAPSANPPPTASAPPPSAASPPAAPPTTPQLPPPPKAAPLAAPAKGASAKPRKPSPTPSKKKGRAPRRPAASLPTGATRPPPPNESARRRIAASNTPAASKKDPELEALRAADRVLFPKPLPGSTPGFSWDLPKPSAKSGPEVVASGMPPGRAGDPGLDDSGDGSSDAEWIRSLTMPDLPVRLESRVVRYLKFYRDNPQGKAIARVWARKSGRYVGALKSELTRAGLPSDLVWLSLIESGHNPTIVSPAGAGGLWQFMPDAGRLYGLTVDRWVDERYDPKRATDAAVMYLGDLYRRFGNWELAMAAYNMGYAGLSRAIRKFNTNDYWELCRYEAGIPWETTLYVPKIFAVALVMANKKAFGLADITPDVAENFDGVIAQAGTPLDRVAAAAGVPVATIEGLNPQFLLGRVPPSRSKSAAVFRVRVPSDRAQQANAALAKLGDPEPELEPYVVRMGDDSKAVIDARSADRTQVLRVNKLRDDEALAPGTVLLLPKRAARTVAAAAASADEVVVVSPREFRYSDRTRVFYRVQGGDNLARIAKGFAVAEGEVLAWNAIDPGARLVSGMTLAIWVKPGVNLTEVRALGERDVRVLVAGTPEFFDYFEGQNGRKRITVEARTGDTLAALGRRYGMSVGWMERINRRSRRKALESGDKLVVYVPIGSAHGKAPAAAPAEPEPLPELEPKDSDSAPATEPAADAAPAEAEPAAGG; translated from the coding sequence ATGCCCGGCTCCCGTCGCGCCGCCGGTTCGGTCGCCATCACTCTCCTGTTGTCGTTCGCCGCGACGGTGCACGCACAAGATGTGGTCCCGAATCCAGCCGGGGCGGGCGCACGTGCGCCTGCGAGCGCAGGCAAGGCGGACCCCGCGAAGCCGAGCGCGCCGAAGGTCGTGCAGCCGAAGCCGGCAGCACCCGCGCCGGGCGCCAAACCCGTGGCACCGAGCGCAAACCCTCCGCCCACGGCGAGCGCGCCGCCGCCTTCCGCCGCCTCACCTCCCGCGGCGCCGCCCACGACCCCGCAACTGCCGCCTCCACCAAAGGCCGCCCCGCTTGCGGCGCCGGCGAAGGGTGCCAGCGCCAAACCGCGCAAACCGAGCCCGACACCGAGCAAGAAGAAGGGGCGTGCACCGCGACGTCCGGCCGCTAGTTTGCCCACGGGCGCCACTCGCCCGCCGCCGCCGAACGAGAGTGCGCGGCGGCGTATCGCGGCGTCGAACACTCCGGCGGCGAGCAAGAAAGATCCCGAGCTCGAGGCGCTGCGTGCCGCCGACCGGGTGCTATTTCCCAAACCGCTGCCGGGATCCACCCCAGGCTTCAGCTGGGATCTTCCGAAACCCTCCGCCAAGTCCGGGCCCGAGGTTGTTGCTTCGGGCATGCCGCCGGGGCGCGCTGGGGATCCCGGGCTGGACGACAGCGGGGATGGTTCGAGTGACGCGGAGTGGATCCGCTCGCTGACCATGCCCGATCTGCCCGTGCGGCTCGAATCGCGCGTCGTGCGTTACCTCAAGTTCTATCGCGACAACCCCCAGGGCAAGGCGATCGCCCGGGTGTGGGCGAGAAAGAGCGGTCGCTACGTTGGCGCGCTCAAGTCCGAGCTCACCCGTGCGGGGCTGCCGTCGGATCTCGTCTGGCTCAGCCTGATCGAGAGCGGTCACAACCCGACCATCGTGTCGCCCGCTGGCGCCGGGGGTCTCTGGCAGTTCATGCCGGATGCTGGGCGTCTCTACGGCTTGACCGTCGATCGCTGGGTTGACGAGCGTTACGATCCCAAACGCGCGACCGACGCCGCCGTCATGTACCTGGGTGATCTGTACCGGCGCTTCGGCAACTGGGAGCTGGCGATGGCCGCGTACAACATGGGCTACGCGGGGCTGTCGCGGGCGATTCGAAAGTTCAACACCAACGACTACTGGGAGCTCTGCCGCTACGAGGCGGGGATCCCCTGGGAGACCACGCTCTACGTGCCGAAGATCTTCGCCGTTGCGCTGGTGATGGCGAACAAGAAGGCGTTTGGTCTCGCCGACATCACGCCGGATGTGGCCGAGAATTTCGACGGTGTGATCGCCCAGGCGGGTACTCCGCTCGACCGCGTTGCCGCTGCGGCGGGTGTCCCCGTCGCGACGATCGAAGGGCTGAATCCTCAATTTTTGCTGGGACGGGTGCCGCCGTCGCGGTCCAAGTCCGCGGCCGTGTTCCGGGTACGGGTGCCGAGCGACAGAGCGCAGCAGGCCAACGCAGCCCTGGCAAAACTCGGTGATCCAGAGCCCGAGCTCGAGCCCTACGTCGTGCGAATGGGGGACGACTCGAAGGCCGTCATCGACGCTCGCAGTGCAGACCGCACTCAGGTGCTGCGAGTGAACAAACTTCGCGACGACGAGGCGCTGGCGCCGGGGACGGTGCTCCTCTTGCCGAAGAGGGCCGCTCGCACCGTGGCGGCTGCGGCAGCGAGCGCCGACGAAGTCGTGGTCGTCTCACCGCGCGAGTTCCGCTACTCGGACCGGACCCGGGTCTTCTACCGCGTGCAGGGCGGCGACAACCTCGCGCGGATCGCCAAGGGATTCGCCGTCGCTGAGGGCGAGGTGCTCGCGTGGAACGCCATCGATCCCGGCGCGCGATTGGTCTCAGGCATGACACTGGCCATCTGGGTGAAGCCCGGAGTCAATCTGACCGAAGTGCGCGCCCTCGGTGAGCGCGACGTTCGGGTCTTGGTCGCAGGAACACCCGAGTTCTTCGACTACTTCGAGGGACAGAACGGCAGGAAGCGCATCACCGTCGAGGCTCGGACCGGCGATACGCTGGCGGCGCTCGGTCGGCGCTACGGAATGAGCGTCGGCTGGATGGAGCGCATCAACCGCCGCTCCCGGCGCAAGGCCCTGGAGTCCGGAGACAAACTCGTCGTCTACGTGCCCATCGGCAGCGCTCACGGCAAGGCGCCGGCTGCCGCCCCGGCGGAGCCGGAGCCGTTGCCCGAGCTCGAGCCCAAAGACTCGGACTCTGCTCCGGCGACTGAGCCCGCCGCCGACGCAGCGCCCGCCGAAGCTGAGCCGGCCGCAGGCGGCTGA
- a CDS encoding outer membrane protein transport protein codes for MTRVRRSGKIGGVVLALGLACLARDARAAGLYFGDRGVRPLGRAGAFVAGADDGGAIAYNPAGLAFAGHAYLGDFAWMNYTSTYQRKQLVRQVDPNTGLPTGQTWQFTYPKVEGRTPILPIPTAVYSNPFGQQKMNFAIGVHAPYSAITSFPEKVKGQAAPQRYSLISLDGSALAVIGGYASYRPSKQLALGAGVEVLAGYFQTSVFFSACVPERFICAPEQPEYDAYGQLRVGPIVAPTGILGAIFLPSDSLRIGASFHLPIWINSPGTQSVRLPSAAVFDGASVAGDEVNVKFNLPWVARFGIEYRPVDALRIEGGVAYEAWSMHDTIDVRSEGIALENVAGFPPVYKIPPLSIERGFQDTYSVRVGAEYKFPVSSYALGLRSGAMYEKSAIPREYLSASTIDLDKVTFSFGGSLYLGKWRFDGVYARVVGTPVEVGVNEQRIKQLNPVLANPAANPNYVNAGKYTASANVFGVGLVYQFDSPAEPPTKARANPDDEPDEPKAKPKLTPKAEAEPAETAEPKKKPDPEADKQADDEFEKAFEKENKKGGKKPGKGGKKK; via the coding sequence GTGACCAGAGTGCGACGAAGCGGGAAGATCGGGGGAGTCGTGCTCGCGCTCGGCCTGGCGTGCCTGGCCCGGGACGCGCGCGCAGCAGGGCTCTACTTCGGGGATCGCGGCGTGCGCCCCCTCGGTCGCGCCGGGGCCTTCGTGGCCGGCGCGGACGACGGCGGCGCCATCGCCTACAACCCCGCAGGGCTGGCCTTCGCAGGGCACGCCTACCTCGGCGACTTCGCCTGGATGAACTACACGAGCACGTACCAGCGCAAACAGCTGGTGCGTCAGGTCGATCCCAACACGGGACTGCCCACAGGCCAGACCTGGCAGTTCACCTATCCGAAGGTCGAAGGCCGCACGCCCATCTTGCCGATCCCGACCGCGGTCTACTCGAACCCGTTCGGCCAGCAGAAGATGAACTTCGCCATCGGGGTCCACGCCCCGTACTCGGCGATCACGAGCTTTCCGGAGAAGGTGAAGGGCCAGGCGGCACCGCAGCGTTATTCGCTGATCTCCCTCGACGGTTCGGCCCTGGCGGTCATCGGGGGCTACGCCTCCTATCGGCCGTCGAAACAGCTCGCGCTCGGCGCGGGCGTCGAGGTGTTGGCCGGATATTTCCAGACCTCCGTCTTCTTCAGCGCGTGTGTGCCCGAGCGTTTCATCTGTGCGCCGGAGCAGCCGGAGTACGACGCCTACGGTCAGCTGCGCGTCGGCCCCATCGTGGCGCCGACCGGGATCTTGGGCGCGATCTTCCTGCCCAGCGACTCGCTGCGCATCGGTGCCTCGTTCCACTTGCCGATCTGGATCAACTCTCCGGGCACCCAGAGTGTGCGGCTGCCGAGCGCGGCCGTGTTCGACGGCGCGAGCGTCGCCGGGGACGAGGTGAACGTGAAGTTCAACCTGCCCTGGGTCGCACGCTTCGGCATCGAGTATCGCCCCGTGGACGCGCTCCGCATCGAGGGCGGCGTGGCCTACGAGGCCTGGTCGATGCACGACACGATCGACGTCAGATCCGAAGGCATCGCGCTGGAGAACGTTGCCGGTTTCCCGCCGGTCTACAAGATCCCACCGCTGAGCATCGAGCGCGGATTTCAGGACACGTACTCGGTGCGGGTCGGCGCCGAGTACAAGTTCCCGGTGTCGAGCTACGCGCTCGGCCTGCGCAGCGGCGCGATGTACGAGAAGAGCGCCATCCCGCGGGAGTACCTGTCGGCGTCGACCATCGATCTGGACAAGGTCACGTTCTCGTTCGGCGGCAGCCTGTACCTCGGCAAGTGGCGCTTCGACGGGGTGTACGCTCGGGTCGTCGGCACCCCGGTCGAGGTGGGTGTGAACGAGCAGCGCATCAAGCAGCTGAACCCGGTGCTGGCCAATCCCGCGGCGAACCCCAACTACGTGAACGCCGGCAAGTACACCGCGAGCGCCAACGTGTTCGGCGTCGGGCTGGTGTATCAGTTCGATTCGCCCGCTGAGCCTCCAACCAAAGCGCGGGCCAACCCCGACGACGAGCCGGACGAACCGAAGGCGAAACCGAAGCTCACCCCCAAGGCCGAAGCGGAACCTGCCGAGACGGCCGAGCCGAAGAAAAAGCCCGACCCCGAAGCCGACAAGCAGGCGGACGACGAGTTCGAGAAGGCCTTCGAAAAAGAGAACAAGAAGGGCGGCAAGAAGCCCGGCAAGGGCGGCAAGAAGAAATAG